One Bradyrhizobium diazoefficiens DNA window includes the following coding sequences:
- a CDS encoding glycosyltransferase family 39 protein — translation MAERSDRAPARWRRPLLRWLDGVEAGWGVPLLIACFVAIWTLYLVIAYAGGGLHPDTFEAWTLGRNFAWGYHKHPPLMGWVAASWTFVFPLSDWSLQLMAMVNAGLALFFVDLVARQFVTGHKRILVLLLLMLTPAYQFHAQRFNANAVLLATWPLATWCFLRAFETRSVFWAVAVGCTTALAMVGKYYSIFLVASFALAALAHPARRAYFTSASPWISAVTGFAVLSPHIYWLVTTGASTFTYALSHANGDAVSSLSDAKNFALGLIAAISVAAVTWVFIAGRRLKQFPADFAAMSPGLRLLFHVAIGTIALPVLTSLAMGTDLPSLWALQGLFLFVVLVVCGARYPVERFYTVNATVVVAGVALVAVLVAAPIHAIYRNIHGYEEGRNFYAQAAGELTRQWRELTGEPLGAVSGDDSLAFATAFYSPDHPHYARPFEHQYDWGRPRNTTLDRGWAALCFRGQDYCGRWMQLVSAQAGTFVRREFTVQASLWGRPGLTRDIVVLMVPPRADRAPPESAAQDFSASKRSPE, via the coding sequence ATGGCCGAACGTTCCGATCGCGCGCCGGCGCGCTGGCGGCGGCCGTTGCTGCGCTGGCTCGACGGCGTGGAGGCGGGCTGGGGCGTACCGCTTCTCATTGCGTGCTTCGTTGCGATCTGGACGCTCTATCTCGTCATCGCCTATGCCGGAGGCGGCCTGCATCCGGATACGTTCGAGGCCTGGACGCTGGGACGGAATTTCGCCTGGGGTTATCACAAGCATCCGCCGCTGATGGGTTGGGTCGCCGCTAGCTGGACCTTCGTCTTCCCGCTCAGCGACTGGTCGCTGCAGTTGATGGCGATGGTGAATGCGGGGCTCGCGCTTTTCTTCGTCGATCTGGTCGCGCGGCAATTCGTGACCGGGCACAAGCGCATCCTGGTGCTGCTGCTCCTGATGCTGACGCCGGCCTATCAATTTCACGCCCAGCGCTTCAACGCCAACGCCGTACTGCTCGCAACCTGGCCACTCGCCACGTGGTGTTTCCTGCGCGCATTCGAGACCCGCAGCGTGTTCTGGGCGGTCGCAGTTGGATGCACCACGGCCCTCGCCATGGTTGGAAAATATTATTCGATCTTCCTGGTCGCGAGCTTTGCGCTTGCCGCGCTGGCGCATCCGGCGCGGCGCGCCTATTTCACCTCCGCTTCGCCGTGGATATCGGCCGTCACCGGGTTTGCCGTGCTGTCGCCGCACATCTACTGGCTCGTCACCACGGGCGCATCGACCTTCACCTACGCGCTGAGCCACGCCAACGGCGATGCCGTGAGCTCGCTCAGTGACGCGAAGAATTTCGCGCTGGGCCTCATCGCGGCCATCAGCGTTGCGGCCGTCACCTGGGTGTTCATTGCGGGCCGGCGCCTCAAACAGTTTCCGGCCGACTTCGCCGCGATGAGCCCGGGCCTTCGGCTTCTCTTCCATGTCGCCATCGGCACGATCGCGCTGCCGGTCCTGACATCGCTCGCGATGGGAACGGACCTGCCGTCGCTATGGGCCTTGCAGGGGTTGTTCCTGTTCGTCGTGCTCGTCGTCTGCGGCGCCCGCTATCCGGTCGAACGCTTCTACACCGTCAACGCCACGGTCGTCGTCGCCGGCGTTGCGCTGGTCGCCGTGCTGGTCGCAGCACCAATCCACGCCATCTACCGCAACATCCACGGCTATGAAGAGGGACGGAATTTCTACGCGCAAGCCGCGGGCGAGCTCACCCGGCAATGGCGCGAGCTGACCGGCGAGCCGCTCGGCGCCGTCAGTGGCGACGATTCGCTCGCTTTCGCCACGGCCTTCTACAGCCCGGATCATCCGCATTATGCGCGGCCGTTCGAGCACCAATATGATTGGGGGCGGCCGCGCAACACAACGCTCGACCGCGGGTGGGCCGCACTCTGTTTCCGAGGACAGGACTATTGCGGCCGATGGATGCAGTTGGTGTCTGCGCAGGCCGGAACCTTTGTCAGGCGGGAATTCACCGTGCAGGCTTCGCTCTGGGGGCGGCCCGGCCTGACGCGGGACATTGTCGTGCTGATGGTGCCGCCACGTGCGGACCGCGCGCCGCCCGAGAGCGCCGCGCAGGATTTCAGCGCCAGCAAGCGTAGTCCGGAATAG
- a CDS encoding twin-arginine translocation pathway signal, whose protein sequence is MLASLSSSLRLGGAVAALFAAGFALSGCAGMSETIAPAFADPAKYELYDCKQLEGERKALATRTADLQRLMDKAETGTGGAVVSELAYRNDYVAVRGSAQLADDAWRRNKCRETPPDAVPSTAAPQRPNIKPAPKR, encoded by the coding sequence ATGCTTGCTTCGCTTTCCTCTTCCCTCCGCCTTGGTGGCGCGGTTGCCGCGCTGTTCGCGGCCGGTTTCGCACTGTCCGGCTGCGCCGGCATGAGCGAGACGATCGCTCCGGCCTTTGCTGATCCTGCCAAATACGAATTGTACGATTGCAAGCAGCTCGAGGGCGAGCGCAAGGCGCTCGCTACCCGCACCGCGGATTTGCAGAGGCTGATGGACAAGGCGGAGACCGGGACCGGCGGTGCCGTCGTGTCCGAGCTCGCCTATCGCAACGATTACGTCGCGGTCCGTGGCTCGGCGCAATTGGCCGACGACGCCTGGCGCCGCAACAAGTGCCGGGAAACGCCGCCCGATGCGGTGCCGTCGACCGCTGCTCCGCAGCGACCGAATATCAAGCCCGCTCCGAAACGCTAA
- a CDS encoding multidrug effflux MFS transporter — protein sequence MSDVNADDWVSSGHRPMGFPEFVVVIASIMALNPLAMDMMLPALPNIGAAFNIPVANHLQLVLSTFLIGFGAGQFIMGPLSDRFGRRPVLLGGMAVYAVASVLAVAAPSFETLLLARALQGLGTSATRVIATSIVRDCYVGRRMASVMSLAMMVFIAVPVIAPSFGQAVLLVSQWRGIFVVLMLYGLLALAWSVWRLPETLPQSERRSLAPADLLSAFRQTVTNRQTIGYAVAAGSVMGALFAYVFSAQQVFTGIYHLGHYFPLAFAAIAAGTAIAGFLNARFVGTLGMRVISHGALTLYTVVAGVMLLTESLGALPLALFMVLSALMMFSFGMMVANFTALAMEPQGHIAGTASSLYGSITTLIGIVVGMAIGQSFDGTLLPFSIGFFLSTLSALAIVLVVEKGRLFKPHHHPIA from the coding sequence TTGTCCGACGTCAATGCCGACGATTGGGTGTCCTCGGGACACCGTCCGATGGGTTTTCCCGAATTCGTTGTCGTGATCGCGTCCATCATGGCGCTGAATCCGCTTGCGATGGACATGATGCTGCCGGCGCTGCCCAATATCGGGGCAGCCTTCAACATCCCCGTCGCCAACCATCTCCAGCTCGTGCTGTCGACCTTCCTGATCGGTTTCGGCGCGGGCCAGTTCATCATGGGCCCCTTGTCCGACCGCTTCGGCCGCCGCCCGGTGCTGCTCGGCGGCATGGCGGTCTACGCGGTGGCGAGCGTGCTCGCGGTCGCAGCCCCCTCGTTCGAGACCCTGCTGCTCGCACGTGCGCTCCAGGGGCTCGGCACGTCGGCGACGCGCGTGATCGCGACCTCGATCGTGCGCGACTGTTATGTCGGCCGCCGCATGGCGAGCGTGATGTCGCTGGCGATGATGGTGTTCATCGCCGTGCCCGTGATTGCGCCGTCGTTCGGACAGGCGGTGCTGCTCGTCTCACAATGGCGCGGCATCTTCGTCGTGCTGATGCTCTACGGCCTGCTCGCACTGGCGTGGAGCGTCTGGCGGTTGCCAGAGACGCTGCCTCAGTCGGAGCGCAGGTCGCTTGCCCCCGCCGATTTGCTGTCAGCCTTCCGCCAGACCGTGACCAACCGCCAGACCATCGGCTACGCGGTCGCCGCCGGCAGCGTCATGGGCGCGCTGTTCGCTTACGTGTTCTCCGCGCAGCAGGTCTTCACCGGCATCTATCACCTCGGCCATTACTTCCCGCTCGCCTTCGCTGCGATCGCAGCCGGCACCGCCATCGCCGGCTTCCTCAACGCCAGATTTGTCGGCACCCTCGGCATGCGCGTGATCTCGCACGGCGCCTTGACGCTCTACACCGTGGTCGCCGGCGTGATGCTGCTGACGGAAAGTCTCGGCGCGCTGCCGCTTGCCCTGTTCATGGTGCTTTCCGCCCTGATGATGTTCTCGTTCGGCATGATGGTCGCGAACTTCACCGCGCTCGCGATGGAGCCGCAGGGCCACATCGCCGGCACGGCCTCCTCCCTCTATGGCTCGATCACGACCCTGATCGGCATCGTTGTCGGCATGGCTATCGGGCAGAGCTTTGACGGCACGCTGCTGCCGTTCTCGATCGGGTTCTTCCTGTCGACGCTCTCAGCTTTGGCGATCGTGCTGGTGGTGGAGAAGGGACGGCTGTTCAAGCCGCATCATCACCCCATCGCGTGA